In a single window of the Nocardiopsis composta genome:
- a CDS encoding SGNH/GDSL hydrolase family protein, with translation MPASRPLPSSPASPSHRTGPRRALRTAALPITAAAALGLSALAAAPASADPAPAETGRYVALGDSFTAGPGIPEETDPDCARSDRNYPTLTAAALSPSSFTDVSCSGATTEHMTGPQGSAPPQLDALDAETELVTLGVGGNDVGFAGIIARCVVLGGLDPNGEPCKTSYTSGGTDELAERVDETAPKIDAVLEGIAERSPQARVLVVGYPVILPDDGSNCHSTVPIAAGDAPWLRDTEKHLNTMLAERAEAHGAEYVDTYTGSIGRDLCQPADVRWMEPLEGVDAAGVHPNAAGHEGMAQAVLGVAAPAPAGRP, from the coding sequence ATGCCCGCTTCCCGACCGCTGCCCTCCTCCCCCGCCTCCCCGAGCCATCGCACCGGGCCCCGGCGCGCGCTGCGCACCGCCGCCCTGCCGATCACCGCCGCGGCCGCGCTCGGGCTGTCCGCCCTGGCCGCCGCCCCCGCCTCGGCCGACCCCGCTCCGGCCGAGACCGGCCGCTACGTCGCACTCGGCGACTCGTTCACCGCCGGCCCCGGCATCCCCGAGGAGACCGACCCGGACTGCGCCCGCTCCGACCGCAACTACCCGACGCTCACCGCCGCCGCGCTGTCCCCCTCGTCCTTCACCGACGTCAGCTGCAGCGGCGCCACCACCGAGCACATGACCGGGCCGCAGGGGTCGGCCCCGCCGCAGCTGGACGCGCTGGACGCCGAGACCGAGCTGGTCACGCTGGGCGTGGGCGGCAACGACGTCGGCTTCGCCGGCATCATCGCCCGCTGCGTTGTGCTGGGCGGGCTCGACCCGAACGGCGAGCCGTGCAAGACCAGCTACACCTCGGGCGGCACCGACGAGCTCGCCGAGCGGGTGGACGAGACCGCGCCCAAGATCGACGCGGTGCTGGAGGGCATCGCGGAGCGCTCCCCGCAGGCCCGGGTGCTGGTCGTCGGCTACCCGGTGATCCTGCCCGACGACGGCTCCAACTGCCACTCCACCGTGCCCATCGCCGCCGGCGACGCCCCCTGGCTGCGCGACACCGAGAAGCACCTCAACACCATGCTCGCCGAACGCGCCGAGGCGCACGGCGCCGAGTACGTCGACACCTACACCGGCTCCATCGGGCGCGACCTGTGCCAGCCCGCCGACGTCCGCTGGATGGAGCCCCTGGAGGGGGTCGACGCCGCGGGCGTGCACCCCAACGCCGCAGGCCACGAGGGCATGGCCCAGGCGGTCCTCGGCGTCGCCGCCCCCGCTCCGGCGGGCCGGCCCTGA
- a CDS encoding MFS transporter, with the protein MLPGPPRPRWTEVDVPAVPPQGTGGAAPPAEPGYAPPAMLRRLRWTWLPGNIGFNLVWGAVTGILMALQVQEIDPDGKVFNLALLTGAGAAMTMVVQPIAGRLSDRTRSRLGRRTPWILGGALAGGAAMVAMSQAETVPGLLVTYLLVVIGYNAALLPLSAILPDRVPEAERGTFASLGSVGQMTGTFGGQILASRLSDTPDLAYWLVAGAALVIAVAFVAFNPERPATGLPAGPLGWKALLRSYWVDPRANPDFAWVFAGRFLLMAGYFVSHSYTLYILQDYIGLGDTAADWVPALGITTMVTVVLFTAVGGPLSDRTGRRKVFIYVAGAVFAVGLAIPFLVPTLPGMFASAVVGGVGYGVFASVDGALMTEVLSAEEGYGKDLGVINLAFSLPQTCGPLLAGGIVGLAGGYAPLFPVGAVLAVAGGFAVAFVKGVR; encoded by the coding sequence TTGTTGCCCGGGCCGCCCAGGCCCCGATGGACGGAGGTCGACGTGCCAGCTGTTCCCCCTCAAGGCACCGGCGGGGCGGCACCGCCCGCCGAACCCGGGTACGCCCCGCCCGCCATGCTGCGCCGGCTGCGCTGGACCTGGCTGCCCGGCAACATCGGCTTCAACCTGGTCTGGGGCGCGGTCACCGGCATCCTGATGGCCCTGCAGGTCCAGGAGATCGACCCGGACGGCAAGGTCTTCAACCTGGCCCTGCTCACCGGCGCCGGGGCCGCCATGACGATGGTGGTGCAGCCGATCGCCGGCCGCCTCTCCGACCGGACCCGCTCCCGCCTGGGCCGCCGCACCCCGTGGATCCTCGGCGGCGCGCTCGCCGGCGGCGCCGCGATGGTCGCCATGTCCCAGGCCGAGACCGTCCCCGGGCTGCTGGTCACCTACCTGCTCGTGGTCATCGGCTACAACGCCGCGCTGCTCCCGCTCAGCGCGATCCTGCCGGACCGGGTCCCCGAGGCCGAGCGCGGCACCTTCGCCTCCCTGGGGTCGGTCGGCCAGATGACCGGCACCTTCGGCGGCCAGATCCTCGCCTCCCGGCTCAGCGACACCCCCGACCTCGCCTACTGGCTGGTGGCCGGGGCCGCACTGGTCATCGCGGTCGCCTTCGTCGCGTTCAACCCCGAGCGGCCCGCCACCGGCCTGCCGGCCGGGCCGCTGGGCTGGAAGGCGCTGCTGCGCAGCTACTGGGTCGACCCCCGGGCCAACCCCGACTTCGCCTGGGTCTTCGCCGGCCGCTTCCTGCTGATGGCGGGCTACTTCGTCAGCCACAGCTACACGCTGTACATCCTGCAGGACTACATCGGCCTCGGCGACACCGCCGCCGACTGGGTGCCCGCCCTCGGCATCACCACTATGGTCACCGTGGTGCTCTTCACCGCCGTCGGCGGGCCGCTCTCCGACCGGACGGGCCGGCGCAAGGTCTTCATCTACGTCGCCGGCGCGGTGTTCGCCGTCGGCCTGGCCATCCCCTTCCTGGTGCCCACCCTGCCCGGGATGTTCGCCTCCGCGGTGGTGGGAGGCGTGGGCTACGGCGTCTTCGCCTCCGTCGACGGGGCGCTGATGACCGAGGTGCTCTCCGCGGAGGAGGGCTACGGCAAGGACCTCGGCGTCATCAACCTCGCCTTCAGCCTGCCGCAGACCTGCGGCCCGCTGCTCGCCGGCGGCATCGTCGGCCTGGCCGGCGGGTACGCGCCGCTGTTCCCCGTCGGCGCGGTGCTCGCCGTCGCCGGCGGCTTCGCCGTCGCCTTCGTCAAGGGAGTCCGCTGA
- a CDS encoding serine/threonine kinase, with translation MDKKSKGLLGGCLGCGGTVPILLIALIGCGALLSATDTDEGGGDASREEGGAPDVVGMALPEAVDALDGAGFGEGDLRLLAADGDAPWIRSAMVVCGQEEAASAVDLSLVQEGTDCPGDPDGAAEWPELPDFTDGAVSEAVKWLDGAGLTEVRVKSAFGDAGDPGKDEAGDHGVCGQKPAGHKAPFADDLQVSLYAVAPGVECPETVGDPAPKPEPEPEKEPETGPEPEPEPAPQTEEEQSGSGGSDGSGDPGTGSGEGSDSGGGSEQGGVQGVHPGAFCDEHWQYGYTAKGTLMQCTPKAGDDRFRWRAA, from the coding sequence GTGGACAAGAAAAGCAAGGGCCTGCTCGGCGGCTGCCTCGGCTGCGGCGGCACGGTCCCGATCCTCCTGATCGCGCTGATCGGTTGCGGCGCCCTCCTCTCCGCCACCGACACCGACGAGGGCGGGGGCGATGCCTCCCGGGAGGAGGGCGGGGCCCCGGACGTGGTCGGGATGGCCCTCCCCGAAGCCGTGGACGCCCTGGACGGAGCCGGCTTCGGGGAAGGGGACCTCCGCCTGCTCGCGGCCGACGGGGACGCGCCGTGGATCAGGTCGGCCATGGTGGTCTGCGGCCAGGAGGAGGCCGCGAGCGCGGTCGACCTCTCGCTGGTCCAGGAGGGGACCGACTGCCCCGGGGACCCGGACGGGGCGGCGGAGTGGCCCGAGCTTCCGGACTTCACCGATGGCGCGGTGTCCGAGGCCGTGAAGTGGCTCGACGGCGCGGGCCTTACCGAAGTGCGGGTGAAGAGCGCTTTCGGTGACGCCGGCGATCCTGGAAAGGACGAGGCGGGCGATCATGGCGTGTGCGGGCAGAAGCCCGCGGGGCACAAGGCGCCCTTCGCCGACGACCTCCAGGTCAGCCTGTACGCGGTGGCCCCGGGCGTGGAATGCCCCGAGACCGTCGGCGACCCCGCACCGAAGCCGGAGCCCGAGCCGGAGAAGGAGCCGGAAACCGGACCGGAACCCGAGCCGGAGCCCGCTCCGCAGACCGAGGAGGAGCAGTCCGGATCCGGCGGGTCCGACGGCTCGGGAGACCCCGGGACCGGCTCCGGCGAGGGCTCGGACTCCGGCGGCGGATCCGAGCAGGGCGGCGTCCAGGGGGTGCACCCGGGTGCGTTCTGCGACGAGCACTGGCAGTACGGCTACACGGCCAAGGGGACGCTGATGCAGTGCACCCCCAAGGCCGGCGACGACCGGTTCCGGTGGCGGGCCGCCTGA
- a CDS encoding helix-turn-helix domain-containing protein, with protein sequence MSNGETGDRPGVTIGRAAALYGLAPSTLRWWESQQVLPEPPRANGRRVYTEAELRRIGLAYLCCVVGAMPLEQASAVTSGRGNRDWRRAVERHVGLIEEEVRRLRGAHGYLLHLLHCPDDDIVEQCPDLDGELMSRTPRGLAAGQSLVAAAQSAPPRAHHRPAGVTERAGGVMRAPRTRTAAPSARERSPNPGGGAAASTARAPASSGGTGRTRAGDRHSRIPAPAGPPPAPCSAPPPGRWSPGSAAWSRATCPSPPVSSSWPPRPRRSPPCAA encoded by the coding sequence ATGTCAAACGGGGAAACGGGCGACCGCCCCGGCGTCACGATCGGCCGGGCCGCGGCCCTCTACGGCCTCGCCCCCTCGACACTGCGCTGGTGGGAGTCGCAGCAGGTGCTCCCCGAGCCGCCGCGGGCGAACGGGCGCCGGGTCTACACCGAGGCCGAGCTGCGCCGCATCGGCCTCGCCTACCTGTGCTGCGTCGTCGGGGCGATGCCCCTCGAACAGGCGTCCGCCGTGACCTCGGGAAGGGGGAACCGAGACTGGAGGCGCGCCGTGGAGCGCCACGTCGGGCTGATCGAGGAGGAGGTCCGGCGGCTGCGGGGCGCCCACGGCTACCTGCTGCACCTGCTGCACTGCCCGGACGACGACATCGTCGAGCAGTGCCCGGACCTCGACGGCGAGCTGATGAGCCGCACACCGCGCGGACTCGCCGCCGGACAGAGCCTCGTCGCCGCGGCGCAGTCGGCCCCCCCCAGGGCGCACCACCGCCCCGCCGGCGTGACGGAACGGGCCGGCGGCGTGATGAGAGCACCTCGGACCCGGACCGCTGCGCCGTCTGCGCGAGAGCGTTCGCCCAACCCGGGCGGGGGCGCCGCCGCAAGTACTGCTCGCGCGCCTGCCAGCAGCGGCGGTACCGGCAGAACGCGAGCCGGCGACCGGCATAGCCGCATACCCGCACCGGCAGGCCCGCCGCCGGCGCCCTGCTCGGCGCCGCCGCCGGGCCGCTGGTCGCCCGGCTCGGCCGCCTGGAGCCGCGCTACGTGCCCGTCGCCTCCGGTGTCCTCGTCCTGGCCTCCCCGGCCGCGGCGGTCCCCGCCCTGCGCAGCGTGA
- a CDS encoding ABC transporter substrate-binding protein → MKPLPPSLAIAATAALLAACGAPSHPAPEPPGETVTVQAANGEVAAPVTDEGIWALDVYTALNLAAVGAAPDHAARTHEGQEAREEIAAGAGVRIVEAHKPELAAGAEPSLIIGIDHPEHRPLLDLFEAIAPVVLIEEGTRVEEQMALLGAVTGRSAEAAGIADRLDTAVSALAARIEDAGRAGQTVSVLQEYPPVIYAYDSGTQFSGILTGLGLDRPAAQSGGSEWGYIEVSEENLEDHEAEVVVALVDGVHAEGRSVLDHPVLDTSAATTVEAESSGWYNNDVLSTWWVLHDVQAALIDGEPPAAFADAPALWSEATGAR, encoded by the coding sequence GTGAAACCGCTTCCGCCGTCCCTCGCCATCGCCGCGACGGCCGCCCTGCTCGCGGCCTGCGGCGCCCCGTCGCATCCCGCACCCGAGCCGCCCGGGGAGACCGTGACGGTGCAGGCCGCGAACGGCGAGGTCGCTGCACCCGTGACCGATGAGGGCATCTGGGCGCTGGACGTGTACACGGCGTTGAACCTCGCGGCCGTCGGCGCCGCACCGGACCACGCCGCCCGCACCCACGAAGGCCAGGAGGCCCGCGAAGAGATCGCCGCCGGCGCGGGGGTGCGGATCGTCGAGGCGCACAAGCCCGAACTGGCCGCCGGCGCCGAGCCGTCCCTGATCATCGGGATCGACCACCCCGAGCACCGGCCCCTTCTCGACCTGTTCGAGGCGATCGCCCCCGTCGTACTCATCGAGGAGGGCACCCGCGTGGAGGAGCAGATGGCGCTGCTCGGCGCGGTCACCGGCCGCTCGGCCGAGGCCGCCGGCATCGCAGACCGCCTCGACACGGCGGTCTCCGCACTGGCGGCCCGGATCGAGGACGCGGGGCGCGCCGGGCAGACGGTGTCGGTACTGCAGGAGTATCCGCCCGTGATCTACGCCTACGACAGCGGCACCCAGTTCAGCGGGATCCTGACCGGCCTCGGGCTGGACCGGCCCGCGGCGCAGTCCGGCGGGTCCGAATGGGGCTACATCGAGGTCTCCGAGGAGAACCTGGAGGACCACGAGGCCGAGGTCGTGGTCGCGCTCGTCGACGGCGTCCACGCAGAGGGGCGGTCCGTGCTCGACCACCCCGTGCTCGACACATCCGCGGCGACCACCGTGGAGGCCGAGTCCTCCGGCTGGTACAACAACGACGTGCTCAGCACATGGTGGGTCCTCCACGACGTGCAGGCCGCCCTGATCGACGGGGAACCGCCGGCGGCCTTCGCCGACGCGCCGGCCCTGTGGTCGGAGGCGACCGGGGCCCGATGA
- a CDS encoding ATP-binding cassette domain-containing protein — translation MIERLPDGYETVLDASGGGLSGGERQRLTIARAILSGAPIVVLDEATAALDADSEAAVQDALAALAVGKTVIVIAHRLHTIAGADQILVLDGGRLVERGRHEELLAAGGPYARMWAAQEGVPA, via the coding sequence GTGATCGAGCGCCTTCCCGACGGGTATGAGACGGTGCTCGACGCGAGCGGGGGCGGCCTGTCCGGCGGTGAGCGCCAGCGGCTGACGATCGCGCGGGCCATCCTGTCCGGGGCGCCGATCGTGGTCCTGGACGAGGCGACGGCCGCGCTGGACGCCGACAGCGAGGCGGCGGTCCAGGACGCACTGGCGGCCTTGGCGGTCGGCAAGACGGTGATCGTGATCGCCCACCGGCTGCACACGATCGCCGGCGCCGACCAGATCCTCGTGCTGGACGGCGGGCGGCTGGTCGAGCGGGGCCGCCACGAGGAGCTGCTCGCGGCCGGAGGGCCGTACGCCCGGATGTGGGCCGCCCAGGAAGGGGTGCCCGCATGA
- a CDS encoding ABC transporter ATP-binding protein, protein MSTTADTRAAAAPRPRAGAARPTGLAGAGALARLLAPIRAHLAACAVLSALSAGAGITPYIAVAEIARIMIDGAPGAHAAVWTWVGIGAAGAGAWLLLLVQSSRIGHYADAAILHDLRVRIVRHLGALPLGWFRASGSGRVKRAMTGDLEEMHEVIAHALGQLTGAVTVIAAGTGYLLFVDVRMALVVLGVLGLMAVCYRVSMRSMTTHMERLTAADARISAAGVEYADGIQVVKTFGAGGRVLRRFDEAVDEHTRAFAAWVSEVRYSSAASRLLGSETAVLTAVAAAGSVLVADGSLGTADLVAFLVVAVGLPNSILPAVTASQGVRKGRMGAANIERLLSHPPLPEPERPRTPVGHSVEFDRVAFSYDGVTDAVADVSAVCPPGRVTAIVGPSGAGKTTLAGLLPRFYDVTGGAVRIGGADVRSIPSRRLLAMMSLVFQDVALLRDSVAENIRIGRPGPATRRFAGRRPPHASTT, encoded by the coding sequence ATGAGCACGACTGCGGACACGCGCGCGGCCGCCGCACCGCGGCCCCGCGCAGGCGCCGCCCGGCCGACCGGGCTCGCGGGCGCCGGGGCCCTGGCGCGGCTACTCGCCCCGATCCGGGCGCACCTCGCCGCCTGCGCGGTCCTCTCGGCCCTGAGTGCGGGGGCGGGGATCACGCCCTACATCGCCGTCGCCGAGATCGCGCGGATCATGATCGACGGCGCTCCGGGGGCGCACGCGGCCGTCTGGACCTGGGTCGGCATCGGCGCCGCGGGAGCCGGCGCCTGGCTGCTACTGCTCGTGCAGTCCTCTCGCATAGGGCACTACGCGGACGCGGCGATCCTGCACGACCTGCGCGTACGGATCGTGCGCCACCTCGGAGCGCTTCCGCTGGGCTGGTTCCGAGCCTCGGGGTCGGGCCGGGTCAAAAGGGCGATGACGGGCGACCTGGAGGAGATGCACGAAGTCATCGCGCACGCCCTGGGGCAGCTCACCGGCGCGGTCACGGTGATCGCCGCCGGCACGGGCTACCTGCTCTTCGTCGACGTCCGCATGGCGCTGGTCGTACTGGGCGTGCTCGGCCTGATGGCGGTCTGCTACCGCGTCTCGATGCGGTCCATGACGACCCACATGGAACGACTGACCGCCGCCGACGCGCGGATCAGCGCCGCCGGTGTCGAGTACGCCGACGGGATCCAGGTGGTCAAGACGTTCGGGGCCGGGGGCCGCGTCCTTCGCCGCTTCGACGAAGCCGTGGACGAGCACACCCGGGCGTTCGCCGCCTGGGTCTCCGAGGTCCGCTACAGCTCGGCGGCGTCCCGGCTGCTCGGCTCGGAGACGGCCGTCCTCACGGCCGTGGCGGCCGCCGGGTCGGTCCTCGTCGCCGACGGGTCGCTCGGTACCGCCGACCTGGTGGCGTTCCTGGTCGTCGCGGTCGGGCTGCCCAACTCGATCCTCCCGGCGGTGACCGCCTCCCAGGGCGTGCGCAAGGGCCGGATGGGGGCGGCCAACATCGAGCGGCTGCTCTCCCACCCCCCGCTGCCCGAACCGGAGCGGCCGCGGACGCCGGTCGGCCACAGCGTGGAGTTCGACCGGGTCGCCTTCTCCTACGACGGGGTGACCGACGCCGTCGCGGACGTCAGCGCGGTCTGCCCGCCGGGCCGGGTGACCGCGATCGTCGGCCCCTCGGGCGCCGGAAAGACGACGCTCGCCGGCCTGCTGCCCCGCTTCTACGACGTGACGGGCGGGGCGGTTCGGATCGGCGGCGCCGACGTGCGCTCGATCCCGTCGCGCCGGCTGCTGGCGATGATGTCGCTGGTGTTCCAGGACGTCGCACTGCTGCGGGACAGCGTGGCGGAGAACATCCGCATCGGCCGGCCGGGGCCGGCGACGAGGAGGTTCGCCGGGCGGCGGCCGCCGCATGCGTCCACGACGTGA
- a CDS encoding glycoside hydrolase family 3 C-terminal domain-containing protein, protein MTETDRPLTLAEKARLTSGHDTWTSSAAPGVPSFRMADGPHGLRVHADRGDHLGLQGSLPATCFPPAVTLGSAWDPGLAERVGAAIAREAKAAGVDVVLGPGINIKRSPLCGRNFEYFSEDPLVAAEMGAALVRGLQGAGVGASLKHFAANNQETDRLRVSADIDERPLREIYLRAFERVVRRARPWTVMSSYNALNGVPVSENRWLLTEVLREEWGFDGVVVSDWGAVHDRVEALAAGLDLQMPSTQGRGDREIEQAVARGELDEAVLDRSVARITALARRAAASRAPDTDPGHDGHHALAREVAARGTVLLKNDGPVLPLDPAAGPVAVVGELARTPVLQGGGSARVEPVRVETALDHLRERLGAAWAGFAPGYPLAGASGAGRGGAEPIADAVRLAASARTTLVFLGPGPAEESEGFDRDHLDLPAPQTELLEAVLEAAERVVVVLSNGGTVRVTPWADRVDALVEAWLPGQAGGAGLADVLLGDAEPSGRLTETVPLRLEDVPSHLNFPGEEGRVRYGEGIFVGYRGYDARDLPVAFPFGHGLSYTVFAYSGLSVRREGEEVRAALTVANTGDRPGREVVQLYTAGPADSGVARPVRELRAFTGVTLAPGERREVELAVPVGDLAYYSIRDAGWRVEPGTYRFEAGASSRDIRLSADLDLDGGPDRELTAESTLAEWRAHPAGGPLLTEALSTAGDAAEQTRRLLADPSVRRIAEQMSLAAIAAIPGSPITEEDLEKLVERLHADGGAD, encoded by the coding sequence ATGACCGAGACCGACCGCCCGCTCACCCTCGCCGAGAAGGCCCGGCTGACCAGCGGGCACGACACCTGGACCAGCAGCGCCGCGCCCGGGGTGCCGTCCTTCCGGATGGCCGACGGCCCGCACGGGCTGCGCGTCCACGCCGACCGGGGCGACCACCTCGGCCTCCAGGGCAGCCTGCCCGCCACCTGCTTCCCGCCCGCGGTCACCCTCGGCTCGGCCTGGGACCCCGGACTGGCCGAACGGGTCGGCGCCGCCATCGCCCGCGAGGCCAAGGCCGCCGGCGTCGACGTCGTGCTCGGCCCCGGCATCAACATCAAGCGCTCCCCGCTGTGCGGCCGCAACTTCGAGTACTTCTCCGAGGACCCGCTGGTCGCAGCGGAGATGGGCGCCGCGCTGGTGCGCGGCCTGCAGGGCGCCGGCGTCGGCGCCTCGCTCAAGCACTTCGCCGCCAACAACCAGGAGACCGACCGGCTGCGGGTCAGCGCCGACATCGACGAGCGGCCGCTGCGCGAGATCTACCTGCGCGCCTTCGAGCGGGTGGTCCGCCGGGCCCGCCCGTGGACGGTGATGTCCTCCTACAACGCCCTCAACGGCGTCCCGGTCTCGGAGAACCGGTGGCTGCTCACCGAGGTGCTGCGCGAGGAGTGGGGCTTCGACGGCGTGGTGGTCTCCGACTGGGGAGCCGTGCACGACCGGGTCGAGGCGCTCGCCGCCGGGCTCGACCTGCAGATGCCCTCCACCCAGGGGCGCGGCGACCGCGAGATCGAGCAGGCCGTCGCCCGCGGCGAGCTGGACGAGGCCGTCCTGGACCGCTCCGTCGCGCGGATCACCGCGCTGGCCCGGCGCGCCGCCGCGTCCCGCGCCCCGGACACCGACCCCGGCCACGACGGGCACCACGCGCTCGCCCGCGAGGTCGCAGCCCGCGGGACGGTGCTGCTCAAGAACGACGGCCCGGTTCTGCCGCTGGACCCCGCGGCCGGCCCGGTCGCCGTGGTCGGCGAACTCGCCCGCACCCCGGTGCTGCAGGGCGGCGGCAGCGCCCGGGTCGAACCGGTGCGGGTCGAGACCGCCCTGGACCACCTGCGCGAGCGCCTGGGCGCGGCCTGGGCCGGCTTCGCCCCCGGCTACCCCCTGGCCGGCGCCTCCGGTGCCGGCCGGGGCGGGGCCGAGCCGATCGCCGACGCGGTGCGGCTGGCCGCCTCGGCCCGCACCACCCTGGTCTTCCTGGGGCCGGGCCCGGCCGAGGAGTCCGAGGGCTTCGACCGCGACCACCTCGACCTGCCCGCCCCGCAGACCGAGCTGCTGGAGGCGGTGCTGGAGGCCGCCGAGCGGGTGGTGGTCGTGCTCTCCAACGGCGGCACCGTCCGGGTCACCCCCTGGGCGGACCGGGTGGACGCCCTGGTCGAGGCGTGGCTGCCCGGCCAGGCGGGCGGCGCCGGCCTGGCCGACGTGCTGCTCGGGGACGCGGAGCCGTCGGGCCGGCTCACCGAGACCGTCCCGCTGCGCCTGGAGGACGTCCCCTCCCACCTGAACTTCCCCGGCGAGGAGGGGCGCGTCCGCTACGGGGAGGGGATCTTCGTCGGCTACCGCGGCTACGACGCCCGCGACCTGCCGGTCGCCTTCCCGTTCGGGCACGGCCTGTCCTACACGGTCTTCGCCTACTCGGGGCTGTCGGTGCGCCGCGAGGGGGAGGAGGTGCGGGCGGCGCTGACCGTGGCCAACACCGGCGACCGCCCCGGCCGCGAGGTGGTGCAGCTCTACACCGCCGGCCCGGCCGACTCCGGCGTGGCCCGCCCGGTCCGCGAGCTGCGCGCCTTCACCGGCGTCACCCTGGCCCCGGGCGAGCGGCGCGAGGTGGAGCTGGCGGTGCCCGTCGGCGACCTGGCCTACTACAGCATCCGCGACGCCGGCTGGCGGGTGGAACCCGGCACCTACCGGTTCGAGGCCGGCGCCTCCTCCCGCGACATCCGCCTCTCCGCCGACCTGGACCTGGACGGCGGCCCCGACCGCGAGCTGACCGCCGAGTCCACCCTCGCCGAATGGCGCGCCCACCCCGCCGGCGGCCCGCTCCTGACCGAGGCCCTCTCCACCGCGGGCGACGCCGCCGAGCAGACCCGCCGCCTGCTGGCCGACCCGTCCGTCCGCCGGATCGCCGAGCAGATGTCCCTGGCCGCCATCGCGGCGATCCCCGGGTCCCCCATCACCGAGGAGGACCTGGAGAAACTGGTCGAACGGCTGCATGCGGACGGCGGAGCGGACTGA
- a CDS encoding ABC transporter ATP-binding protein, with product MIRRLYRLWPEPRLLARLWLLTAAQAVLQGLLLGLLVPVLDAFVRPEPDLAAAAPWLALGAAGAAAHAVLGIIATPVGFKAAGVLAAQLRRRLMRHVSTLPLGWFTAEHKARLARAVTADVGDTAQLAVTVAGPAITSTLLPATVVAVTFAVDWRMALLLCTIALAALWALRRAARIAEIAEIELERAAAGVAGRAIELGQAQPVLRAAGHAGGTPRMHAALADHRETYRDGMRRARRPFFVYTGVITGGFVAVLALAAELALSGRIGVAEAIALLVLAARFLEPLGNLIDLIGALRAMTNKIARVEELLAAPVLPAPAGPVRGIGEAGIEFSRVGFTYPGGGAPALSDVSLRFRPGTTTALVGPSGSGKTTVTRLIARFFDVDTGRVRVGGVDVRELDPAALLDEIAIVFQDVYLFDDTIENNLRLARQEATRGELEEAARAARLDEVIERLPAGWRTRVGEAGAQLSGGERQRVAIAWAVLKRARIVLVDEAGSALDPVNEAAVSQAIADLGDDPERTVVVIAHRPATLAAADHVVSLDGGRVVETGTPEELLRTGGAFARLNRRYERARRWRIAGT from the coding sequence ATGATCCGCCGGCTGTACCGCCTGTGGCCGGAGCCGAGACTGCTGGCCCGCCTGTGGCTGCTCACCGCGGCGCAGGCCGTCCTGCAGGGACTGCTCCTCGGCCTGCTCGTCCCGGTCCTGGACGCCTTCGTGCGCCCCGAGCCCGACCTCGCCGCGGCCGCACCCTGGCTCGCTCTCGGCGCGGCCGGCGCGGCCGCGCACGCGGTGCTCGGCATCATCGCCACGCCGGTGGGATTCAAGGCGGCGGGCGTACTCGCGGCGCAGCTGCGGCGGCGGCTGATGCGCCACGTGAGCACCCTGCCGCTGGGGTGGTTCACCGCCGAGCACAAGGCGCGGCTCGCGCGGGCGGTGACCGCGGACGTGGGCGACACCGCGCAGCTGGCCGTCACCGTGGCCGGGCCCGCGATCACCTCGACGCTGCTGCCGGCGACGGTCGTCGCCGTGACGTTCGCGGTCGACTGGCGGATGGCGCTGCTGCTGTGCACGATCGCGCTGGCCGCCCTCTGGGCGCTGCGGCGCGCCGCGCGGATCGCGGAGATCGCCGAGATCGAACTGGAGCGGGCGGCGGCCGGGGTCGCCGGCCGGGCCATCGAGCTCGGCCAGGCGCAGCCGGTCCTGCGGGCGGCCGGCCATGCCGGCGGCACGCCCCGGATGCACGCCGCGCTCGCCGACCACCGCGAGACCTACCGGGACGGCATGCGCCGCGCACGGCGCCCGTTCTTCGTCTACACCGGCGTGATCACGGGCGGGTTCGTCGCGGTGCTCGCGCTGGCCGCGGAGCTCGCGCTCAGCGGGCGCATCGGCGTCGCCGAGGCGATCGCGCTGCTCGTGCTGGCCGCCCGCTTCCTGGAGCCGCTCGGCAACCTCATCGACCTCATCGGGGCCCTGCGCGCGATGACCAACAAGATCGCGCGCGTCGAGGAACTGCTGGCCGCCCCGGTGCTGCCGGCCCCGGCCGGCCCGGTGCGCGGGATCGGGGAGGCCGGGATCGAGTTCTCCCGGGTCGGCTTCACCTACCCGGGCGGCGGCGCCCCCGCGCTGAGCGACGTGTCACTGCGCTTCCGGCCGGGCACCACCACCGCGCTGGTCGGGCCGTCGGGCTCCGGGAAGACGACGGTGACCCGGCTCATCGCCCGGTTCTTCGACGTCGACACCGGACGGGTGCGGGTCGGCGGAGTCGACGTCCGCGAGCTCGACCCGGCCGCCCTGCTCGACGAGATCGCCATCGTCTTCCAGGACGTCTACCTGTTCGACGACACCATCGAGAACAACCTGCGCCTGGCCCGGCAGGAGGCGACCCGGGGCGAGCTCGAGGAGGCGGCCCGCGCGGCGCGGCTCGACGAGGTGATCGAGCGCCTCCCCGCAGGCTGGCGCACACGCGTCGGCGAGGCCGGCGCCCAGCTGTCGGGCGGCGAACGCCAGCGCGTCGCGATCGCCTGGGCGGTGCTCAAGCGGGCGCGCATCGTACTCGTCGACGAGGCCGGCTCCGCGCTCGATCCGGTGAACGAGGCCGCGGTCTCGCAGGCCATAGCCGACCTCGGCGACGACCCCGAGCGGACGGTGGTCGTGATCGCCCACCGCCCCGCCACCCTGGCCGCGGCGGATCACGTGGTCTCGCTGGACGGCGGCCGGGTCGTCGAGACCGGCACGCCCGAGGAGCTGCTGCGCACCGGAGGGGCGTTCGCACGCCTCAACCGGCGGTACGAGCGGGCGCGGCGCTGGCGCATCGCCGGCACGTGA